One Setaria viridis chromosome 3, Setaria_viridis_v4.0, whole genome shotgun sequence DNA window includes the following coding sequences:
- the LOC117849518 gene encoding mitochondrial adenine nucleotide transporter ADNT1, protein MASEDVVGKSRGDTAVTTIVNLAEEAKLAREGVKGPGHQVLTICKSLVAGGVAGGVSRTAVAPLERLKILLQVQNPHSIKYNGTIQGLKYIWRTEGLRGLFKGNGTNCARIVPNSAVKFFSYEQASKGILWAYRQRTGDEDAQLSPLLRLGAGACAGIIAMSATYPMDMVRGRITVQTDKSPYQYRGMFHALGTVYREEGFRALYRGWLPSVIGVVPYVGLNFAVYESLKDWLLQTNPFGLANGNELHVVTRLGCGAVAGTIGQTVAYPLDVIRRRMQMVGWSHADSIVTGQGKEALQYNGMIDAFRKTVRHEGVGALYKGLVPNSVKVVPSIAIAFVTYEVVKDVLGVEMRISD, encoded by the exons ATGGCATCGGAGGACGTGGTGGGGAAGAGCAGGGGCGACACGGCCGTCACCACCATCGTCAACCTGGCGGAGGAGGCCAAGCTCGCGCGCGAGGGGGTCAAGGGGCCCGGCCACCAGGTCCTCACCATCTGCAAgtcgctcgtcgccggcggcgtcgcggggGGAGT GTCACGTACTGCTGTTGCTCCGCTCGAACGATTGAAAATCTTGCTCCAG GTTCAAAATCCACACAGTATCAAGTACAACGGTACAATTCAAGGTCTCAAGTATATATGGAGAACCGAGGGCCTCCGTGGACTTTTCAAGGGCAATGGTACCAATTGTGCAAGGATCGTTCCAAACTCTGCTGTGAAGTTTTTTAGCTACGAGCAGGCATCAAA GGGAATTTTGTGGGCTTATCGTCAGCGGACCGGGGATG AGGATGCTCAGCTTAGTCCACTCTTGCGCCTTGGAGCTGGAGCCTGTGCTGGTATCATAGCCATGTCTGCTACTTACCCGATGGATATGGTTAGGGGTAGGATCACCGTTCAG ACAGACAAGTCTCCCTACCAGTACCGTGGTATGTTCCATGCACTGGGCACAGTCTACCGTGAGGAAGGCTTCCGTGCTTTATACAGAGGGTGGCTTCCATCTGTAATCGGAGTT GTTCCTTACGTTGGCCTCAACTTTGCTGTTTATGAGTCTCTCAAGGACTGGCTGCTCCAGACAAATCCTTTTGGGCTTGCAAATGGTAACGAGCTGCATGTAGTTACAAGGCTTGGGTGTGGAGCTGTGGCTGGAACTATTGGCCAGACTGTTGCGTACCCTCTTGATGTCATCAGGAGAAGAATGCAGATGGTCGGTTGGAGCCATGCTGATTCTATTGTTACTGGACAAGGCAAAGAAGCACTCCAGTACAATGGTATGATCGATGCATTCAGGAAAACTGTTCGTCATGAAGGCGTCGGTGCTCTGTACAAGGGTCTTGTGCCAAATTCAGTGAAG GTGGTGCCCTCGATTGCCATTGCATTTGTCACTTACGAGGTTGTGAAGGATGTGCTAGGAGTAGAGATGAGGATATCAGACTGA
- the LOC117849002 gene encoding uncharacterized protein: MPSSDPAATGRRGSKRRQLAPGHTYAFSARQLANSDRRRRFQFASGGEFEYGTGSPGRSRGGGRACESCMRAVSWALGPRWPRIILFRPCNANGRYVRYARAHFFSGRCAPPMAMMASDAVSWSSGRGPTSGGGGTLGGELQGSRRCASILSKPSSHSLLSLQAPKPRERPKGCAPIEDRRSGPMEQLRQVGEALGGVTALMSFADDLRINPRQCRLLADACALAFASVAAEVRAHLRFRERAAKWRPLEGPLRELHRAVRDAEGYVRHCLEPRDSWWARAAGATHGADCVEQHLHSLLWSVAVVIEAVEAVSEVTGSDPDELARRRLLFAKDYDRDMLDPRLFRQRLGGRYLATRELAARMDTAWKEDRWLLSQLLEERKDPASTETLTRNEHRLADLLTAPRGKVHPASLLLHGDFHVRRRLAGNLKEVQWMGEAFAVKHFVGADADAVGAEVALLTLVSHPNVAHCRYCFHDEDKREFFLLMDELMTKDLASHVKEVNSAKRRVPLPLVVVVDAMLQIARGMEYLHSKKIYHGDLNPTNVLVKARHADAHLHVKVTGFGQSVVAAASPRPSPRASANANANNASAAANPCIWYAPEVLEQEAARCSEKADVYSFAMVCFELLTGKIPFEDNHLQGEHMSKNIRAGERPLFPFQAPKYLTSLTKRCWHGDPAQRPAFASICRVLRYVKRFLVLNPAPADQPDAPPPLPPVDYLEVEASLLRRFPAWQAGSAAPRVSDVPFQMFAYRVVEKERTRAAILHIARDKASDSSSDCNSLCGDESGGSLGAVLSDPEALSVSSRGTVRSLSDRSGSRKASPRKLDRRITARLAGKLSVHVAPFAE; encoded by the coding sequence ATGCCGTCGTCAGATCCagccgccaccggccggcgcggaTCAAAGCGGCGGCAGTTGGCGCCGGGTCACACGTACGCTTTTAGCGCGCGGCAGCTAGCGAATAGCGATCGCCGTCGACGTTTCCAGTTCGCGAGTGGGGGAGAATTCGAGTACGGAACCGGCAGCCCtgggaggagccgaggaggaggacgcgcgTGTGAATCATGCATGCGGGCAGTTTCGTGGGCTCTCGGGCCTCGGTGGCCCAGAATCATCCTATTTCGGCCTTGCAATGCCAATGGGCGATATGTGCGGTACGCGCGCGCACACTTCTTTAGCGGCCGATGTGCCCCGCCAATGGCGATGATGGCAAGCGATGCGGTGTCGTGGAGCAGTGGACGGGGCCCGacgagcggaggcggaggcacgCTTGGAGGAGAGCTGCAAGGGAGCAGAAGGTGCGCGTCCATTCTTAGCAAACCATCCTCCCattccctcctctccctccaggCGCCGAAACCGCGGGAGAGGCCCAAAGGATGCGCACCAATTGAGGATCGCCGATCCGGACCCATGGAGCAGCTCCGCCAGGTGGGCGAGGCCCTCGGCGGCGTCACCGCGCTTATGTCCTTCGCCGACGACCTCCGCATCAACCCGCGCCAgtgccgcctcctcgccgacgcTTGCGCGCTCGCCTTCGcgtccgtcgccgccgaggTGCGCGCCCACCTCCGCTTCCGCGAGCGCGCGGCGAAGTGGAGGCCCCTGGAGGGGCCCCTACGTGAGCTCCACCGTGCCGTCCGCGACGCCGAGGGCTACGTCCGCCACTGCCTGGAGCCGCGCGACAGCTGGtgggcgcgcgccgccggggccACGCACGGCGCCGACTGCGTCGAGCAGCACCTGCACAGCCTGCTCTGGAGCGTCGCCGTCGTGATCGAGGCCGTCGAGGCCGTCTCGGAGGTGACCgggtccgaccccgacgagctCGCCCGGAGGCGGCTGCTGTTCGCCAAGGACTACGACAGGGACATGCTCGACCCCAGGCTGTTCCGGCAGAGGCTCGGCGGGCGGTATCTGGCCACCCGCGAGCTCGCCGCCAGGATGGACACGGCGTGGAAGGAGGACAGGTGGCTCCTGTCCCAGCTCCTCGAGGAACGGAAGGACCCGGCGTCGACGGAAACGCTGACGCGGAACGAGCACCGGCTCGCCGACCTCCTGACGGCGCCGCGGGGGAAGGTGCACCCGGCGTCCCTGCTCCTGCATGGCGACTTCCACGTGCGAAGGCGCCTCGCGGGCAACCTCAAGGAGGTGCAGTGGATGGGGGAGGCCTTCGCGGTGAAGCACTtcgtcggcgccgacgccgacgccgtggGCGCCGAGGTCGCGCTGCTCACACTGGTGTCGCACCCCAACGTGGCGCACTGCCGGTACTGCTTCCACGACGAGGACAAGAGGGAATTCTTCCTCCTCATGGACGAGCTCATGACCAAGGACCTGGCCTCCCACGTCAAGGAGGTGAACAGCGCCAAACGACGGGTGCCGCTcccgctcgtcgtcgtcgtcgacgccaTGCTGCAGATCGCGCGCGGCATGGAGTACCTGCACTCCAAGAAGATCTACCACGGGGACCTCAACCCGACCAACGTGCTCGTCAAGGCGCGGCACGCCGACGCGCACCTGCACGTCAAGGTCACCGGGTTCGGGCAGTCCGTCGTTGCCGCGGCCAGCCCAAGGCCGAGCCCGAGGGCATCGGCGAACGCGAACGCCAAtaacgccagcgccgccgccaacccCTGCATCTGGTACGCGCCGGAGGTgctggagcaggaggcggccAGGTGCAGCGAGAAGGcggacgtgtacagcttcgccATGGTCTGCTTCGAGCTCCTGACCGGCAAGATCCCGTTCGAGGACAACCACCTGCAGGGCGAGCACATGAGCAAGAACAtccgcgccggcgagcggccGCTGTTCCCGTTCCAGGCGCCCAAGTACCTGACCAGCCTCACCAAGCGGTGCTGGCACGGCGACCCGGCGCAGCGCCCGGCGTTCGCGTCCATCTGCCGCGTCCTCCGCTACGTGAAGCGGTTCCTGGTCCTGAACCCCGCACCGGCGGACCagcccgacgcgccgccgcccttgccacCGGTGGACTACCTCGAGGTGGAGGCGAGCCTGCTGAGGAGGTTCCCGGCGTGGCAGGCCGGGAGCGCGGCGCCGCGCGTCTCCGACGTGCCGTTCCAGATGTTCGCGTACAGGGTCGtggagaaggagaggaccagggcGGCCATCCTGCACATCGCCAGGGACAAGGCTTCCGACTCCAGCAGCGACTGCAACTCGCTGTGCGGGGACGAGAGCGGCGGCAGCCTCGGCGCGGTGCTGTCGGACCCGGAGGCGCTGTCCGTGTCCAGCCGCGGCACGGTGCGGTCGCTGTCGGACCGGAGCGGCAGCAGGAAGGCGTCGCCGAGGAAGCTAGATCGCAGGATCACCGCCAGGCTAGCAGGCAAGCTTTCTGTCCATGTTGCTCCTTTCGCTGAGTGA